In Rhodoferax koreense, a genomic segment contains:
- the ssb gene encoding single-stranded DNA-binding protein — MASVNKVILIGNLGRDPEVRTFPSGDRVANVTIATTETWKDKQTGERREATEWHRVVFRGGLAGIVEQYLRKGSQVYVEGSIRSRKYNDASGVEKSITEIMANEMTMLGSRQGQGGPQGGSDGGYDDGGGYDNSPPPARRPAAAPAAARPAPAARPQAPAPAPRASSGFDDMDDDIPF, encoded by the coding sequence ATGGCATCCGTCAACAAAGTCATCCTCATCGGCAACCTGGGCCGCGACCCCGAAGTGCGCACCTTCCCCAGCGGCGACCGCGTGGCCAACGTCACCATCGCCACCACCGAAACCTGGAAGGACAAGCAGACCGGCGAACGGCGCGAAGCCACCGAATGGCACCGCGTGGTGTTCCGCGGCGGCCTGGCCGGCATCGTCGAGCAATACCTGCGCAAGGGCTCGCAGGTCTATGTCGAAGGCTCGATCCGCAGCCGTAAGTACAACGACGCCTCGGGTGTCGAAAAGTCGATCACCGAGATCATGGCCAATGAAATGACCATGCTCGGCAGCCGCCAGGGCCAGGGCGGCCCGCAAGGCGGCAGCGACGGTGGCTACGACGATGGCGGCGGCTACGACAACAGCCCGCCACCGGCGCGCCGGCCCGCCGCGGCACCGGCTGCCGCTCGCCCGGCCCCCGCCGCGCGTCCACAGGCCCCGGCACCGGCGCCGCGTGCATCGAGCGGTTTCGACGACATGGACGACGATATTCCGTTCTGA